The following proteins are co-located in the Primulina tabacum isolate GXHZ01 chromosome 11, ASM2559414v2, whole genome shotgun sequence genome:
- the LOC142519676 gene encoding uncharacterized protein LOC142519676, giving the protein MSKDNSYKKIVEKALMAEYDEKEIDKERQFRRQKFVQKGQASVQGGKGGHQGKRKKEYCGKAPAVPSESNKPLCPKCHKPHKGECLVGSKKCYRCVVVEHIAINCTQSLGKGRVQGRIFSLTKEGVNPDSSIISGTILISGKVATTLIDTSATHSFISEQFMHSLGLAPIDEELFNVDLIVIPIEFDVILGMDWLSTYRAMIDCVAKTVHFPSGHGNSRVFTGLGTLLGLSFISCLQMQHMLVKGCHGFLASVVDITREGSGNVSDIDIVRDYLDVFADDVPGLPQDREVEFVIDIVPGYYRRFIADFSKIALPLTTLTRKTVKFQWTNECQQAFQVLKDKLTSALVLALPHGVEDFVVYTCASKKGLGAMLMQRGKRSEIGLVEEAEKKGNSEFGLNNDGLITFQGRICVLVGDAIRRDVLTEAHTAPYSVKIEHKQPAGLLQYLPIPQWKWEHITMDFVVGLPRTQKGYNSIWVIVDRLTKSSHFLPVKTTYSMTQYAETYVQEIVRLHGIPVSIVLDRDTRFTSEFWKRERKMLGTELVQQMVDVVALIRQRMKTAQSRQTSYANVRRRPLEFNVGDQVFVKIAPLKGVIRFEKKGKLSPRYIGPFEILDMIGESAYRLALPPDLDRVHNVFHVSMLRKYLSNPSHVLRHEALDLLPNLSCEELPVQIIYRKVKVLRNKEIGFVKVLWRNHVIEEATWEPEEEMRQGYPDLF; this is encoded by the exons ATGTCGAAGGATAATTCTTACAAGAAGATTGTTGAGAAAGCATTGATGGCCGAATATGATGAGAAAGAGATTGATAAAGAAAGACAATTCAGGAGGCAAAAATTTGTCCAAAAGGGTCAAGCTTCAGTTCAAGGAGGAAAAGGAGGACACCagggaaaaagaaagaaagaatatTGCGGTAAAGCTCCTGCGGTGCCATCTGAATCGAATAAGCCTTTATGTCCTAAATGCCATAAACCACATAAAGGAGAGTGCCTAGTTGGAAGCAAAAAATGTTACAGATGTGTAGTTGTTGAGCACATTGCGATCAATTGCACTCAATCATTGGGCAAGGGCCGAGTTCAGGGGCGTATTTTCTCTTTGACCAAGGAAGGAGTTAATCCTGATTCGTCAATCATTTCAGGTACCATTCTTATTTCAGGAAAGGTAGCTACTACTCTTATTGATACTAGCGCCacacattcttttatatctgagcAATTTATGCATTCTCTGGGTCTTGCTCCTATTG ATGAGGAATTGTTTAatgttgatttgattgtcatTCCCATTGAgtttgatgttattttgggaatggattggttatctaCTTATCGAGCTATGATAGATTGTGTAGCCAAGACAGTGCATTTTCCTTCAGGGCATGGTAATAGTAGAGTATTCACGGGGTTAGGTACTTTGCTTGgcctttcttttatttcttgcttgcaaatgcaacatatGTTGGTTAAGGGTTGTCATGGGTTTCTAGCATCGGTGGTGGATATAACTAGAGAAGGGAGTGGGAATGTGAGCGACATTGATATTGTGAGGGATTATCTTGATGTCTTTGCGGATGATGTTCCGGGATTGCCACAAGATAGAGAGGTGGAATTTGTTATTGATATTGTaccag ggtactatcgtcgttttattgctGATTTCTCTAAAATAGCCTTGCCACTTACTACTCTGACGAGAAAGACAGTTAAGTTTCAATGGACTAATGAATGTCAGCAAGCATTTCAAGTATTGAAGGACAAATTGACTTCAGCTCTAGTGTTAGCACTCCCTCATGGAGTTGAAGACTTTGTGGTGTATACATGTGCTTCCAAGAAAGGTCTCGGTGCtatgttgatgcagcgaggcaaa AGAAGTGAGATCGGATTGGTTGAGGAG GCAGAGAAGAAGGGAAATTCTGAGTTTGGATTGAACAATGATGGCCTGATTACATTTCAAGGCCGtatttgtgttcttgttggtgATGCTATTCGTCGTGATGTTTTAACGGAAGCTCATACTGCACCTTATTCA gtaaAGATTGAGCACAAGCAACCGGCGGGCTTATTGCAATACTTACCTATACCGcaatggaagtgggagcacatcactatggattttgttgttgggttaCCAAGAACTCAGAAGGGCTataattctatttgggtgatcgtggatcgattgaccaagtcatcaCATTTTCTCCCTGTGAAGACGACATATTCTATGACTCAATATGCGGAGACGTATGTCCAAGAGATTGTAAGACTTCATGGGATACCCGTGTCGATTGTTTTAGATCGTGATACAAGGTTTACATctgagttttggaaga GAGAAAGAAAGATGTTGGGAACCGAGTTGGTTCAACAAATGGTTGACGTGGTCGCACTGATAAGacagagaatgaagacggctcAATCTCGACAGACAAGTTATGCAAATGTTCGAAGAAGGCCTTTGGAGTTCAATGTAGGTGACCAAGTGTTTGTTAAGATAGCTCCCCTCAAGGGAGTTATAAGGTTTGAAAAGAAAGGTAAGTTGAGTCCTCGTTATATTGGACCTTTCGAGATTCTGGATATGATTGGTGAAAGTGCGTATCGATTGGCTTTGCCTCCGGATTTGGATCGAGTTCACAATGTCTTCCATGTTTCAATGTTACGGAAGTATTTGTCCAATCCATCCCATGTTCTTCGACACGAAGCATTGGATCTTTTGCCTAATTTAAGCTGTGAAGAACTGCCGGTTCAAATTATTtaccgcaaagttaaagtgcTAAGGAATAAAGAAATTGGCTTtgttaaagttctttggaggaatcatgtgATTGAAGAGGCTACATGGGAACCGGAGGAAGAGATGAGACAAGGTTATCCGGATTTATTTTGA